Proteins from one Capricornis sumatraensis isolate serow.1 chromosome 2, serow.2, whole genome shotgun sequence genomic window:
- the JPH4 gene encoding junctophilin-4, which translates to MSPGGKFDFDDGGCYVGGWEAGRAHGYGVCTGPGAQGEYSGCWAHGFESLGVFTGPGGHSYQGHWQQGKREGLGVERKSRWTYRGEWLGGLKGRSGVWESVSGLRYAGLWKDGFQDGYGTETYSDGGTYQGQWQAGKRHGYGVRQSVPYHQAALLRSPRRTSLDSGHSDPPTPPPPLPLPGDEGGSPASGSRGGFVLAGPGDGDGASSRKRTPAAGGFFRRSLLLSGLRAGGRRSSLGSKRGSLRSEVSSEVGSTGPPGSEASGPPAPAPPALIEGSATEVYAGEWRADRRSGYGVSQRSNGLRYEGEWLGNRRHGYGRTTRPDGSREEGKYKRNRLVHGGRVRSLLPLALRRGKVKEKVDRAVEGARRAVSAARQLQEIAAARAADALLKAVAASSVAEKAVEAARMAKLIAQDLQPMLEAPGRRPRQDSEGSDTEPLDEDSPGVYENGLTPSEGSPELPSSPASSHQPWRPPTCRSPLPSGGDRGPFSSPKAWPEEWGGPGEQAEELAGYEAEDEAGMQGPEPRDGSPLLGGCSDSSGSLREEEGEDEEPFPQLSTPGGSESEPAALPVLRGLSLRGPEAGCLVEEAEEAAATERPAQPGAANPLVVGAVALLDLSLAFLFSQLLT; encoded by the exons ATGTCCCCCGGGGGCAAGTTCGACTTTGACGACGGGGGCTGCTACGTGGGGGGCTGGGAGGCGGGGCGGGCACATGGCTACGGCGTGTGCACGGGGCCCGGCGCCCAGGGCGAATACAGCGGCTGCTGGGCGCACGGCTTCGAGTCACTGGGCGTCTTCACGGGGCCCGGCGGACACAGCTACCAGGGCCACTGGCAGCAGGGCAAGCGCGAAGGGCTGGGCGTGGAGCGCAAGAGCCGCTGGACGTACCGCGGCGAGTGGCTGGGCGGGCTGAAGGGGCGCAGCGGCGTGTGGGAGAGCGTGTCCGGCCTGCGCTACGCCGGGCTCTGGAAGGACGGCTTCCAGGACGGCTACGGCACCGAGACCTACTCCGACGGAG GCACCTACCAGGGCCAGTGGCAGGCGGGGAAGCGCCACGGCTACGGGGTGCGCCAGAGTGTGCCCTACCATCAGGCGGCGCTGCTGCGCTCGCCCCGCCGCACCTCCCTGGACTCCGGCCACAGTGACCCCCCGacgccgcccccgcccctgcccctgcccggcGACGAAGGAGGTAGCCCGGCCTCTGGCTCCCGGGGAGGCTTCGTGCTGGCCGGGCCCGGGGACGGTGACGGCGCGTCCTCCCGAAAGCGCACCCCCGCGGCCGGCGGGTTCTTCCGCCGCTCGCTACTGCTCAGCGGGCTCCGGGCCGGCGGGCGCCGAAGCTCCTTGGGCAGCAAGCGGGGCTCCCTGCGCAGCGAGGTGAGCAGCGAGGTGGGCAGCACGGGACCTCCGGGTTCCGAGGCCAGCGGGCCCCCGGCCCCAGCGCCGCCCGCCCTCATCGAGGGCTCGGCCACTGAGGTGTATGCGGGCGAATGGCGCGCCGACCGGCGCAGCGGCTACGGCGTGAGCCAGCGCTCCAACGGGCTACGCTACGAGGGCGAGTGGTTGGGCAACCGGCGGCACGGCTACGGGCGCACCACCCGCCCCGACGGCTCCCGCGAGGAGGGCAAGTACAAGCGCAACCGGCTGGTGCACGGGGGTCGCGTGCGCAGCCTCCTCCCTCTGGCCCTTCGCCGGGGCAAAGTCAAGGAGAAGGTGGACAGGGCGGTCGAGGGTGCTCGTCGAGCCGTGAGCGCTGCCCGCCAGCTCCAGGAGATCGCCGCTGCCAG GGCAGCAGATGCCCTTCTCAAGGCAGTGGCAGCCAGCAGCGTTGCTGAGAAGGCTGTGGAGGCAGCTCGAATGGCCAAACTGATAGCCCAAGATCTGCAGCCAATGTTGGAAGCCCCAG GCCGCAGACCCAGACAGGACTCCGAAGGTTCCGACACCGAGCCCCTGGATGAAGACAGCCCTGGGGTATACGAGAATGGACTGACCCCCTCAGAGGGCTCCCCTGAACTGCCCAGCAGTCCTGCCTCCTCCCACCAACCCTGGCGACCCCCTACCTGCCGGAGCCCACTGCCTTCTGGAGGGGACCGGGGTCCCTTCTCCAGCCCCAAAGCTTGGCCTGAGGAGTGGGGGGGCCCGGGTGAGCAGGCAGAGGAACTAGCTGGCTATGAGGCTGAGGATGAGGCTGGGATGCAAGGGCCAGAGCCCAGAGATGGCTCCCCACTCCTTGGAGGCTGCAGCGACAGTTCTGGAAGTCTtcgagaggaggagggggaggatgaAGAGCCCTTTCCCCAGCTGAGCACCCCAGGGGGCTCGGAGTCAGAGCCTGCAGCTTTGCCAGTCCTGAGGGGCCTGTCCTTGAGGGGTCCTGAAGCCGGGTGCCTGGTGGAAGAGGCTGAGGAGGCTGCTGCAACGGAGAGGCCCGCCCAGCCG GGAGCTGCCAACCCGCTGGTGGTGGGCGCCGTGGCCCTCCTGGACCTCAGCCTGGCATTCCTGTTCTCCCAGCTCCTCACCTGA